In the genome of Chlamydia buteonis, the window TCTGAAAGAATAAGTTCTGTCCCGATTGTAAAGCTGAGACAGTGTAGACTACAGTATCGCTTTCAGCAGTTTTATTATCCAATCTTGATCTTTCTGTTTCCTGTGTAGATGGATTTAATATAACACTAATATTTGCGGCAGTGTTACCACTCCAATTAGCTGTTGCAGATAGTATTAAAATCCCAGGACATAACACTTTGATTGTTTGTGTATCAGACTCTTCAATTTTTAAGTACTTATCTGATATTGGTGTGCTGGTTACATTATCAGTTTTTGTCGGTTCTTCTGTTCCGTCTGGTTCGTCTGCTCCCGGTTGGCTACCTGGAGTGGAGTCCATCCTTATCGGTTGGGGAAGTACTGGTTTGGGCACATTGGGAGCAGGCGTCGTTGGTGATCCATCTGGATCCGAAACAGGTACAGCTGGGGTCGCTTGACTCGGAGCCAGTGGTAGTGGAGGGGAAGTAGTTGTTTTCCAGTTAAAATAGTCGGTAACTTGTGTTTGTCCAGTGATTGTATTCCCTAAAAAACCAATTTGTGGTGTAGTGATTTTAGATTGCACATACTCAACATTAGCAGCATCTTTAGGATTAGAATCTGTTGGGGTTTTGACATTTTTAACTGTGTGGTTTGTCATGTCTAAATCACCTGACATGGTGCTACCAGAGATTTTTACAAATAGCGAAGTATCCGGAGCAGGTTCTTCAACTGGTGGTTGTTCTTCTTCTGGTGGTTTTTCTTGACTCGGCGGTATTCCTAAAGCGGCTTCAATTATACTGACTTTTCCGGATACATCTGAAATTTTCTGTACTGCTTCATTAATTTGAGGATTATTTGTTACTGTATCTGCTGTACTCATAACATAGCCTACGGTTGCTGCAGCTGATGGGTTTAAAGACCTTAATGTTTCGCTTTGTTCAGGCATCTTCACATTTATAATTGAGTTCCCGTTCATATTAATGTTTCCTGACATGGTCCCACCTTGTGTAGATAAGTACCCTGAATTCGGGTCAGTCTTTGACACGTAGTTGGATTGTAAATAGCCTAGGGATACGGCATCGGAATTTTGTTTAGGATCAGCTACCCCACTAATATTTTGGCTATTCATATCAATGGGTTTTGTTGATGTGATTGTTGATCCCGTTAGAGTAAATAGAGCTGGGTTAGTCTCTGCTCTTGCTCGCACTCTGCTTGTGATATTTTCTAATGAGAAATCATTGAGTTCGTTATTATCTGTTTTGTCTTTCATATTTTTAATAACAATTAATTGTCTTTTTAATAAATCCAATAACAGTTGTTAATTATTATTAAAATTAAAAAGAAATATTCATGATCTCTTCAGCAATAGTATCATGAAATAAACGACCTTGTTTATTTAAGAATAAAAATTCGTTATTGCGATCGAAGAGTTCTTTAATGAGAGGAAGGGAGGCAAGAGACTCCATTAATATGGCAGGGAAATCTTTCCATCTAGCTCCTTTGGTAAGACGTAATCTTAGAGCTAGCGCTTCTTTGATTCGTTCTTTTTCTGGCAAGCTCTCTGTAGATTCATGAACAGGAAGATTTTTACGTACCGCACGTAGATACTGAGAGATTCTTGAGAAATTTTTTGACCGCACCTTATTAATATATTGTGAGGCAGAAACTCCTAAGCCTAAAAATGGTTTATCTGTCCAATAATAAAGATTATGTTTTGATTGAGCTTCAGATTTGGCATAAGAGGCGAGTTCATAACGAGAAAATCCACGTGAGGTAAGGAGTTCTTCAGCAGATAGGCTCATAGTGGCAAGTATGTCATCATTAGCAATAGAGGGAGCTAGAATACGACGGTGCTTATAAAAAGATGTATGGGGGTCTAGGGTTAGATTATAAAGAGAGATATGCGAAATAGGAAGAGTAAGAGCCTGATGAAGATCAGCTATAAAATCTGCTAGGGATTGTGTTGGAAGACCGTAAATAAGATCCACGGAGATATTGTTATATCCATGTTCATGACAGCGGTGTACAGCATCTATAGATGCTGCTGAGGAGTGGATCCTCCCTAGAGCTTTCAGAAGGGGATCATGAAAAGTTTGTGCGCCAATGCTAATCCTATTAACAGAAGTGAGAATCAGTTCTCTTAAATAAAATTCAGAAAGGTCTTCGGGATTAGCCTCTAGGGTGATTTCTTGAGCATCGGGAGCGAGTGTTTTAATGATGTTGTGGAGGTTTTGTGGAGGAATTAATGAGGGTGTTCCTCCACCAAGAAATACAGTATCTATGAAATGCGTGTCCTTAATTGTAGAAAGTTTTTGCAAACCCTCTTGAAGAATAGCATTACAATACAGACTTATCGATTCAGAGTTGTAGGGAATCGTATAAAAGCTACAGTAATGGCATTTCTTTGAACAGAAAGGAAAATGGATATAAAGGGCTAAGGGCGATTTACCATTCATTAGCATCGGGGTCAACAATGCCCCCACGTCTCCAACGATTTCGGTCGCTAAACGGATCCTCATCGTCGTCATATGAGTAATCAATTTCTACAGCGCCTTCTTCTCGATCTTCATCATGAAGTTCGATTTCTACAGTTTCACCGGGGTCAATATCAATTTCAGTTTCTGTAGCTTCAACAAACTCGATATCGGACATGCTTGGCCCGTCAGGATATACGGTTTTTGCAGGACTGCGTCTTGGAGTAACAAACTCTTCAACTTCACCGCTTTCTTTTAGCAGTTGCAAACGCTCCTTCTCCTCATGGATTTTGTTTTCTAAAGAGCGCATTTCTTCTTTGTGACGGTCGATTTCTTTTTTAGGAACCAAACCCAATTGCATCCACTGGGTTAAGTCACGTAATTCAGATTCGAGTTTTTTTAAACGTTCACTTTTCATCTAGTGGGCACCATCCTGTATTCTAGAGAGCAGGTGTAATGTATCCTTTGCTTTTTTTCAACTATAGAAAAAAAACAAAGATTGTTTTTTTTGAAAAATAAAAATTTGCTATGAAACGAAATTCAGATCGCATCTATCGAGAACAAACATCATATGGATTCAGAGTTTGCTGGACAAGTCCATTCTTCGGATATGGATTGGATCGAGGCTATGTTTCAAAAATTTCTAAATCATGAAACCTTGGATCCTTCATGGAAATATTTTTTTGAAGGATATCAATTAGGTCAGGAGGGCGCTGCTTCAGCTTCTTCCGGAAATGAAGAAGCATACGCTGCTCTGCAAGAAAAGAAAGCTCAGTTTCTTTGTATGATATACCGTTATTATGGTTATTTACAAAGTCAGATTTCTCCCTTAACTTCCGTTAATCCTTCTCCTTTAATTCAAGAAAAGATCAAGAATATAGATCTTAATGAAATTGTCCCTTCTTTAGGTCTCCTCCCTCAGCCTAAAGTTCCTGCGCGTGATTTAATCCAAGCGTTAAAAAACTTTTACTGTCGTAGTATCTCTGTAGAAACCCTTGCGTGTTCTCCTCAATTGCAAGAGTATGTATGGAAGCTCATGGAGAGTAAGCCTCCTCAAAGGTCTCCAGAAGAGCTTTTGCGTTCCTATCAAGATATATGTAAGGCAACCTTTTTTGAAGAGTTTCTGCAAATAAAATTTACAGGGCAGAAAAGGTTCTCCTTAGAAGGTTGTGAAAGTTTGGTCTCCATGCTTGAACATCTTGTTCGCTATGGTGTTACTCAAAATATCACAAGTTATATTCTTGGTATGGCTCACCGTGGGCGTTTGAATGTTTTGACTAATGTTTTAGGAAAGCCTTATTCCCAAGTTTTTATGGAATTTGAGGATAATCCTACATCTCGAGGTTTAGATACAGTTGGTGATGTGAAGTATCACAAGGGATATGTATCTAGATCTCTTGGTAAAAATGGTGAGGAAGTGACATTCGTAATGTTGCCAAATCCTAGCCATTTAGAGGCAGTGGATCCCGTTGTTGAAGGTGTTGTGGCAGCTTTGCAACATCAACTAGATTCTGGTAAGGAACATTCTTGTTTAGCGATTCTTGTTCATGGCGATGCCGCATTTTCAGGACAAGGAGTTGTGTATGAGACTTTACAATTAAGTCAGATCCCTGGGTATTCCACAGGGGGAACGTTACACATCGTTGTAAACAACCATATAGGATTTACTGCTCAGCCTAGAGAATCGCGCTCCACGCCTTACTGTACAGATATTGCTAAGATGTTGGGCATTCCGGTATTTCGTGTAAATGCTGAGGACGTTGTCGCTTGTTTGCAGGCTATAGAGTATTCCCTGAAGGTACGTGAAGAATTTAGTTGTGACGTAATTATCGATTTATGCTGTTATCGTAAATACGGTCATAATGAAAGTGACGACCCTTCGATAACAGCACCTCTGCTCTACGATGAAATTAAGAAAAAGCTTACCATTCGAGAGATTTATAAGAAGTATTTATTAGATAACTATCGTGAAGAAATCTCTGAAGATAGTTTGAAGAAACTTGAAAAAGGCGTTCAGGATGTTCTCAACGTAGAATTCCAATCATTAAAGCAAGAAGAAAATCACCAACTCTCTAAAAGAGATTGTCGTCATTGCGATCGTATGGATCTCGGTGAGTTATTAATAAATGATATCGATGTATCCTTAACACGTGATACGGTATTTCATATAAGTTCTAAATTGTGTGGTCTTCCCGAAAACTTTACGCCCCATCCTAAGGTAAAAGCTCTGCTTGATAAGAGAATGAAAATGGCTAAAGGAGAAATTGGCTTTGATTGGGGGATGGCTGAAGAGCTTGCTTTTGCTTCTTTATTGATCGAGAAATTTTCCCTACGTCTTTCGGGACAAGATGCTATTCGTGGGACCTTTAGCCAGCGACATTTATTATGGAGCGATATCAAATCTGGAGATACTTACACACCTTTGTATCATTTATCTCCTGATCAAGGCTCTGTAGATATTTATAATTCGCCATTGTCCGAATATGCTGTTCTAGGCTTCGAATATGGTTATGCTCAGCAAGCAGAGCGTACTCTTGTTTTATGGGAAGCGCAATTTGGAGATTTTTCCAATGGAGCGCAGATTATTTTTGATCAGTATATTTCATCTGCGATTCAAAAATGGGATCTGCACTCTGATCTTGTTGTTCTTCTTCCTCATGGCTACGAAGGGCAGGGACCAGAACACTCTTCAGCGCGTATAGAAAGGTATTTACAGCTTGCTGCGAATTGGAATTTTCAAGTTGTGATTCCTTCTACTCCGGTACAATATTTCCGTATCCTGCGTGAACATACAAAACGAGATTTATCTTTACCCCTGGTGATCTTCACTCCAAAAATGCTTTTGCGGCATCCTGAATGTACAAGCTTTATTGATGAGTTTACTGAGCCAGGAGGGTTTCGTCCTATCCTTGAAGATGCCGAACCCAATTATGATGCTAAGGTATTAGTATTGTGTTCTGGAAAAGTATATTATGATTTTAAAGGTGCCTTACCTCAAGAACGTAAGAAAGACTTTTCTTGTTTGCGTATTGAGAGTTTGTATCCTTTATATCTCGAAGATCTTCTTTCCTTGATTGGCAAGTATTCTAAAGTCGATCATTACGTTTGGCTTCAAGAAGAACCACAGAATATGGGTGCTTATGATTATATTTTCATGGCTACTGAAGAGATTTTCCCTAAAAAATTAAAGTGCGTTAGCAGACCAAGAAGTAGTTCAACAGCTACGGGTTCTGCACGTCTTAGCCAACAAGAATTTTTAACATTAATGGAAACATTGTTTTCTTTAGGTAATGTATGATCACAGAAGTACGCATTCCAAATGTCGCTGAATCCATAAGCGAAGTAACAATAGCTTCTCTTTTAGTGACTTCAGAGAGTCTGGTTCAGGAGAATCAAGGTATTATGGAGATCGAAAGCGAGAAGGTAAATCAGCTTATCTATGCTCCTATATCTGGAAGGATTGTTTGGTCTGTCGCTGAAGGAGATGTTGTTGCCGTCGGTGGAATTGTTGCTAAGATCTATGATGCTAATGAATCTGTTTCTGAAACTCCAGTAGAGGAGACAGTAGATGCCGAGATCATTTGTTTCCCGAGGTCTACAGTTCACAATCCTCCTGCTGAGGGAAAGACATTTGTTCCTTTACGTGAGAAAATGCAAGAAGAACCACAACGTTCTGGAGCCAAAAATGAGGTTCGTGAGCGTATGTCATCAATACGCAAAACGATTTCTCGACGTTTAGTTACAGCTCTTCATGAATCAGCAATGTTAACAACATTCAATGAGATTCATATGACCCCTCTGATGAAACTTCGGAAGGAAAAACAAGAGGCCTTTTCTTCTCGCTATAATGTGAAACTAGGTTTGATGTCCTTTTTCATAAAAGCTGTTATTGAAGCGCTGAAGGTTTATCCTCGTATAAATGCGTATATTGATGGCGATGATATTGTTTATCGCCAGTATTACGATATTTCCATTGCTGTAGGAACAGAACGTGGTCTTGTTGTCCCAGTGATTCGTGAGTGCGATAAACTCTCTAGTGGTGACATTGAAATGAAACTTGCAGATTTGGCAAATAGAGCTCGAGATGGTTTAATTTCTCTTCCGGAGTTAGAAGGAGGAAGTTTCACTATTACAAATGGTGGGGTTTATGGTTCCTTACTTTCTACGCCTATTATCAATCCTCCGCAGGTGGGAATATTGGGAATGCACAAAATAGAAAAGCGCCCTGTAGTGATCGATAATACAATCGCCATTGCGGACATGATGTATGTTGCCTTTAGCTATGACCATCGTATCATTGATGGTAAAGAGGCGGTTGGTTTTCTTATCAAGATCAAAGATGCTATAGAACAACCAGAAAGGTTACTTGATTTTTAAAATAATAGGATCATCTAGGAAGAAGAAGAACAGCAGTGACGTTGTTCTTTTTTATAGGTGTATCTATCACGTTAGGTTCTGAATAGTAGTTGCGGTACCGAGAAGAGAAGAAAATCTCATGTTCGGTATATGTACACCTTTCAGAAATCGTAATTTTAGAACTTGAGATTCCAAGGTCCAGCAACTGTTTTCTCGCTACCGCACGGAAGTCCAAATGATTTTCCTTTGGCATGAAGGCAAAAAAGCTCGGAGGAAAAAGCTCTCTATAATCGGGATAAATAGCAAAATCAGGGCCTAGAGAAGGACCTATAACAACAATTAAATCTTGGGGACAGGAGTTATATACACGTTTTAATGTAGCTACAGTTACCGCGTAGATATTTCCAACAAGTCCTCGCCATCCACAATGTACATTAGCAACGACATGATTTTCTGGATCATAAAAAATTGCTGGTTGGCAGTCAGAATGTCGGATGTGCAGAGAAAGCAGAGGATCATGAGTATACAATCCGTCAGCAGGGCATCCTGAAGGGGTTGTATATGTAGCATGACGTAAACTTGTGCTATGCACTTGATGGAGATCACAAAAACGTTCAGCACCTAGAGCTTTACGGATCTCATCATTTTTAGGAACATAGACGTAGCCTTCTGCATCTGTTTGTTTAGGGAACAATCCATGACGTAGGGGGAGGTGAGAGAGTTCTGGGAAAGTTAGTATATTTAGGTGGTTATCTGGGGTAGTAGATTGTGCCATAGATAAAAATGTCTCATTCAGGATCTTTCCATACACCATGTTCTTGCAGAAGATGCACAAGCTCTTCTTCAGCTTTTTCCATAGGGATATGCGCTTTCACGCATGTGTGTTTTACATAGAGATCGATCATGCCGGTTTTAGATCCTACAAATCCAAAATCAGCATCTGCCATTTCTCCTGGGCCGTTAACAATACATCCCATAACGGCAATTTTTAATCCTACAAGATGTTTTGTTTTGTCGTGAATACGTTTTGTCACTTCAGGAAGGTCAAAGAGAGTTCTTCCGCATCCAGGACATGAGATGTACTCGGTTTTTACTAAACGTACGCCAGCACTTTGTAAGGTGCCGAAGGCAATTTCTCGAACTACGGTAAGTGGAATATTAGGAAGATCCAAAATTACAGCTTCTCCTAAACCATCAAGGAGTAGTGCTCCGAATTCTGTAGCTATAGCAACTGCTGCTTCACATTCATCATCGAGATCTTTTGAAAATACCAACTTTACAGGTTGTTGCTCACATTGTTTCTTTTCAAAGAACCCTCTTGTACTGTGAATAAACGGAGGTGAGGCGTGAAAGTGCACGAAAGGCGAACTTAATACTTCCTCCTGATTCCAAATCTCTTTGTTATAATCATAAAGGCAGGGAACTTCATGATGATGGAAAATAATTAAATGCTGTTCTAATTTTTCAAGAATCGAAGTGCCGATAAAACTTTTCGGCACAACCACACCATCAGGAGCTGTGAAATCTTTTTTCCCATTTGTAGGGTTGATTCCTAACTGCTCAAGTAGATGTTCAACTGTGGTACTTAGGATATGATCTTCATTCAGTTTAATAAAAACACCATAGACAGATCCCCAGGGGGTTGTTTTTGTGATTTTCCTGGCAGCATTGACGAAACTTTCAGAATTTTCTAAAGCAAAAGGGTTATTTCTCTTAGGAAGACTAAGGTATGTCGCTGTATGTCTTAATAAACTTTCACAAACAGGGATTTCTTCTGTCGGACACCCTGTTAAAGAACAACGAATGGTATCACCTAAACCTTCTGTGAGAAGAGTCCCTATGCCAACAGCGGATTTGATAATTCCATCCATTCCCATTCCTGCTTCAGTAACCCCTAGATGTAGAGGATAATGCCAGCCACGGGCATCAAGATCTTTAGCTAACTGGCGGTACGCAGCAACCATCACTTTAGGGTTGCTAGATTTCATAGAGAAAACAACATCATGATAATCAAGCTTTTCACATATTTCAATATACTCAAGTGCTGAAACAACCATACCCTCAATGGTATCGCCATAACGTTGCATAACACGTTCGGAAAGAGATCCGTGATTCACTCCAATTCTCATTGCTTTCCCTAGACGCTTGCATTTTTCAACAAGAGGAGAGAATTTTTCTTCTAATCGAAGAAGGCTATCCGCATAGTGTTTATCTGTATATGTTTTCCCAGTGAACATGTGGCGTTTATCAACGAAGTTTCCTGGGTTAATACGGACTTTATCTACAAAATCTGCGACATGCATCGCTGCTTGAGGAAAGAAATGTATATCAGCTACAAGGGGGACATCCATTCCTAAGGCAATCAAACGTTCTTTTATATGTTCGCATGCCTGAGCTTCTTTCATCCCTTGTACAGTAACACGAACAATTTCACACCTAGCTTCTACTAAGGCACAAATTTGCGCAACCGTAGCATTAACATCCGCTGTAGGTGTTGTTGTCATTGATTGTGTTTTTATCGAGTGGTCGCTACCTACATAAAGATTCCCAATTTTGACAGAGTGCGTGTAACGTCTAGCAGCTTGTTTTTGGGCGGGGGGATTAATCATAAAAACCTAAAATAATTCTACAATGGCTACTATAAATAGGGCCAAAAAGCGCTTTAAAAGAAAAGCGCAAATAAATTTTAGACCATTTGAGAGTATTCATCAAAAATAAAAATATAGATTCAGTAAAGAAGTTTTTTAGAAGAAAATAAAAACTTAAGTTTTGCAATCATGTTTTTGTTTTTAAAGTCGTCGTTTTAATTGTGGTAAAAAACTTATGTTGAAGGACTTATAGAATTCTAGGGCAGCACAACCATTCTTTGAGAAAAAATCAAAAAAGATGGAGGTTGTGCTCCTTTTAAGAAGAAGACCTTAATTGTCTTCTTCAAAATCATCAATATCACTTTGATTGTGAGATAAAGGTTTGGGTTTGTGTAGAGGGTTACCTCCTATACCATAGAGACAAACAGTTAGGTTACTCTTGGAGTCTCGTGCTATTTCAGCTAAGGCTGAGGATAGTGCTGTGGCAACTCTACTTTCAAAGTCACTATCAAGTGGTGCAAATATGTCAATATAGGGGGCATCAAGATGATTTTTAGGGAACAAAAGATCGTTTCCATAAATGCTAATACTATGAACACCACTAGCCACTAGTGATTTAAAGAAACGGACAAACATTTCTTTTTGACTATCAAAACTTTTCCTCCCATAAAGAGGGTGGCGTGTGTGTTCTAGTTGTTCATTAGCCGTTTTTGGGTAATTTCCGAAGGGGTTCCACACACTAATTAGGTATTGAGGACTGTCATCTGTCGAATATTCTGCGATGTCGCTCCAAGAACTGCGTGACCATCCTGCAGGTGTTTTAGGTGTTTTGGCAAATTCTGCTAAATTTGTATTCCAACCACGATTTCCGATTTCTATTTTAAATAAATCTAAAGAACCATTCCGAATAGTTTTGGGATGAGTCAGATTTGCTTCTGGAGGTATGAAACAAACCCGCGATACACCTTTGCCGTGATCAGTAATAGAAGATAGGAATGATGGAGTTGTAAAAGTTACTAGCTTGACTTGGGCGTTGTTTTTTGCTGTGAAGACGTCGATATCTTCAACTCCAGGGGCTTGCATATTTTTGGGTAGTGATGAGCTTTCTTTAAAATTTGCTTTTAAAGAGTTGGCAAGATCGGTAGACAGGAAGTCATAAGACCTATTTGCTTCTAAAACGTTTTTTATTTTTCCCCTAATATCTTTTTTCATCTTGTTTGGTAGAAGCGCAATGGAGGCTCCTAATAAAATAGTTCCTAAGGTAACGCCAATAGCTGTAGCAATCACTAAGCCGGGGGCTCCAAGGACTCCGAGAGTAATCCCGCAAGCAATTCCGCCAGCTAAAGCAAGTCCGCCTATGATCGCAAGCACTTTTCGAGTAGTCTCTCGAGTGTTTGGGTTATATAAAACCCTATTCAGATAACTTTTTACGGGGAATCTCTGCTTAGGATTTAAATTAAATAGTTGTTGTGGGGGTAATGGATTATTACCCGAAGAAATTTTTTCATCTGACATAATTAAAATTATAAATATTTTTTAAATGAAAGTAATAGTTTTATTTAATATTATTTATTATCCGTTGGAAATAAGTAGTTTACAATATTTAATATTTCACAACGGAAGTCCTAATCCTGGGGAACTAACAATAACGACGTTCATAATGGTTTCAGGCTGTGAGGTTGCAAAATTGATTAATGCGGCAACCAAACCTGTTTGTATAGCAGCTCTCCAATCAGCCGCTGCTTGAGGATTTGAGGAGAGTTGAGTAGGTGCAGTGGAAATTAGGGGAATTTGAATCATGTCCACATCCTGTCTGATAGCCTCGTTTAGGCAGTTAGTATAGGCAGCTTTTGCTAGGGCAAAGGCAATAACGGGATTGTGATTATAGAGTTCGGGATTAGGCTCCTGAATGATGCCTAGGAAATTAGGTAATCCTAGTTGTTTCTTGTTGCTAGAGCCATCGGAGTTTTCCCATGGCATGGAGACGCATTGACTTTCCTGCATCTCTATAGGAATTTCGTAAGAGATGTTTAAAGTTCCTAAGTTTGAAAGTTGCGTATTCCGTTCTAATACGATCATGAGATTGCAACAGCAATGAATACGTGGGGAATAAATAGTTCCTGTAGTCGCAAAGAGAACTGTTTTTGAGTTGTTAATTTTCCAAACCTTATTTAATAGGGAAGGGGTAGTTTCTCCAAAGATGCGCGGTAAGGTATTCCAGGTATTAACTACTTCACAGAACTGCTCTAAAATTTTTGTATGCTTTGTGTTTTCATTGATTTCAATTAAGAGTGGCGCATCTGGAAGAGGTGTCACATCTTTTTTTTGCGGTTTCTGTTGAGAGGCGTTCCTAAGAAGAAATAGAGATGCAAGAAGAAGAGGAAGTGCGAAGCCACAAATAGAGAACAGAGGTAATATTCCTGTAACTACAGAAGAAATAATAGCTGCGAGTATAGCTAGGTAAGCGAAGACAAGCATAGTAATAATAGGAAGGATTCTTGATGCTATGCTACTTTTTTGGGGGGATATTTCAGGATAGGATTGTATGTATTCGAAAGATGCAGCAGTGAGATCGGATATCATATTATTGTAAAGAAGGATGCTTTAATTTTTGAGCAGTCTTCGCGATATCATTAAAAAATACTAAGCTTGAAGTAGAGACAAAGATTTTCTCAATTTTAAAGATAATACAACAAAGTTGGCAACTTGGATTTTATTCAGAAGTTGAGCTGTTATAGTTCATCTTAAATGTGCCTTACAAGCCCTGGTGTACGTTTATTCAAGTACTTATAGGTAGAAATATAAAAACAACGTTAGCAAGTTTTCTATAACAAAATATCAAGAGATTTTGCTTCTAGGAGCAATAAGAAGGAAAGGATCTTGGTGTTATAAGATGACACCATGGATCTATAACACATACTTGTTGTAGATCCATGACAATGTTATCTTATGTTAGCCTAAGGGAGGATTAGCGATATCTGTGACAACAACAATCATTTGAGAATTTGGATTTTGCCTAGCAAAATTCGTAACAGCAGTTACTAAGGCCGCTTTAATAGCTTCTATCCATTTAGCTCGCACTGTGCCTCCTGATAGATTTGCTGAAGGAGCGAAAATACTGGATGAGATAAGGGGTAACTGAACATATTTGGCACCTTTTTCCACAGCTTTAGCTAAACAATTTTCGTAGGCTGTGGTTACGGTCTCATAGCATCTGAGTGCGTCATTATTCAGCTGATTAGCTGTTGGTCCTAAAAGTTGTGCTAGTAATGCTGGAGCCGACGAGTCCCCGTCATTGGTTGTACCGTTTATATTTATCCACTTACCCGCAGTACATTCGCCAATATTTAAACATGTTTTGCCTTCGGTGGAATTTTGCCATCCTTGATAACTTACTGCTTGGGTAAAGGCATGATTAGTTCCTCCGCCAAATCTGTACATAGTATCGTTAGCGGCATTTACTAGCATAGGGGTGAGATCTCTTGTGAGGAATCTAGGTTTGGTAATGTCGCCGCATGTAGAGACAAGTACTGTTTCAGTATTAGGGACCTG includes:
- the hemW gene encoding radical SAM family heme chaperone HemW gives rise to the protein MNGKSPLALYIHFPFCSKKCHYCSFYTIPYNSESISLYCNAILQEGLQKLSTIKDTHFIDTVFLGGGTPSLIPPQNLHNIIKTLAPDAQEITLEANPEDLSEFYLRELILTSVNRISIGAQTFHDPLLKALGRIHSSAASIDAVHRCHEHGYNNISVDLIYGLPTQSLADFIADLHQALTLPISHISLYNLTLDPHTSFYKHRRILAPSIANDDILATMSLSAEELLTSRGFSRYELASYAKSEAQSKHNLYYWTDKPFLGLGVSASQYINKVRSKNFSRISQYLRAVRKNLPVHESTESLPEKERIKEALALRLRLTKGARWKDFPAILMESLASLPLIKELFDRNNEFLFLNKQGRLFHDTIAEEIMNISF
- a CDS encoding 2-oxoglutarate dehydrogenase E1 component — protein: MDSEFAGQVHSSDMDWIEAMFQKFLNHETLDPSWKYFFEGYQLGQEGAASASSGNEEAYAALQEKKAQFLCMIYRYYGYLQSQISPLTSVNPSPLIQEKIKNIDLNEIVPSLGLLPQPKVPARDLIQALKNFYCRSISVETLACSPQLQEYVWKLMESKPPQRSPEELLRSYQDICKATFFEEFLQIKFTGQKRFSLEGCESLVSMLEHLVRYGVTQNITSYILGMAHRGRLNVLTNVLGKPYSQVFMEFEDNPTSRGLDTVGDVKYHKGYVSRSLGKNGEEVTFVMLPNPSHLEAVDPVVEGVVAALQHQLDSGKEHSCLAILVHGDAAFSGQGVVYETLQLSQIPGYSTGGTLHIVVNNHIGFTAQPRESRSTPYCTDIAKMLGIPVFRVNAEDVVACLQAIEYSLKVREEFSCDVIIDLCCYRKYGHNESDDPSITAPLLYDEIKKKLTIREIYKKYLLDNYREEISEDSLKKLEKGVQDVLNVEFQSLKQEENHQLSKRDCRHCDRMDLGELLINDIDVSLTRDTVFHISSKLCGLPENFTPHPKVKALLDKRMKMAKGEIGFDWGMAEELAFASLLIEKFSLRLSGQDAIRGTFSQRHLLWSDIKSGDTYTPLYHLSPDQGSVDIYNSPLSEYAVLGFEYGYAQQAERTLVLWEAQFGDFSNGAQIIFDQYISSAIQKWDLHSDLVVLLPHGYEGQGPEHSSARIERYLQLAANWNFQVVIPSTPVQYFRILREHTKRDLSLPLVIFTPKMLLRHPECTSFIDEFTEPGGFRPILEDAEPNYDAKVLVLCSGKVYYDFKGALPQERKKDFSCLRIESLYPLYLEDLLSLIGKYSKVDHYVWLQEEPQNMGAYDYIFMATEEIFPKKLKCVSRPRSSSTATGSARLSQQEFLTLMETLFSLGNV
- the sucB gene encoding dihydrolipoyllysine-residue succinyltransferase, which codes for MITEVRIPNVAESISEVTIASLLVTSESLVQENQGIMEIESEKVNQLIYAPISGRIVWSVAEGDVVAVGGIVAKIYDANESVSETPVEETVDAEIICFPRSTVHNPPAEGKTFVPLREKMQEEPQRSGAKNEVRERMSSIRKTISRRLVTALHESAMLTTFNEIHMTPLMKLRKEKQEAFSSRYNVKLGLMSFFIKAVIEALKVYPRINAYIDGDDIVYRQYYDISIAVGTERGLVVPVIRECDKLSSGDIEMKLADLANRARDGLISLPELEGGSFTITNGGVYGSLLSTPIINPPQVGILGMHKIEKRPVVIDNTIAIADMMYVAFSYDHRIIDGKEAVGFLIKIKDAIEQPERLLDF
- the pgeF gene encoding peptidoglycan editing factor PgeF, which codes for MAQSTTPDNHLNILTFPELSHLPLRHGLFPKQTDAEGYVYVPKNDEIRKALGAERFCDLHQVHSTSLRHATYTTPSGCPADGLYTHDPLLSLHIRHSDCQPAIFYDPENHVVANVHCGWRGLVGNIYAVTVATLKRVYNSCPQDLIVVIGPSLGPDFAIYPDYRELFPPSFFAFMPKENHLDFRAVARKQLLDLGISSSKITISERCTYTEHEIFFSSRYRNYYSEPNVIDTPIKKNNVTAVLLLPR
- a CDS encoding 4-hydroxy-3-methylbut-2-en-1-yl diphosphate synthase, whose amino-acid sequence is MINPPAQKQAARRYTHSVKIGNLYVGSDHSIKTQSMTTTPTADVNATVAQICALVEARCEIVRVTVQGMKEAQACEHIKERLIALGMDVPLVADIHFFPQAAMHVADFVDKVRINPGNFVDKRHMFTGKTYTDKHYADSLLRLEEKFSPLVEKCKRLGKAMRIGVNHGSLSERVMQRYGDTIEGMVVSALEYIEICEKLDYHDVVFSMKSSNPKVMVAAYRQLAKDLDARGWHYPLHLGVTEAGMGMDGIIKSAVGIGTLLTEGLGDTIRCSLTGCPTEEIPVCESLLRHTATYLSLPKRNNPFALENSESFVNAARKITKTTPWGSVYGVFIKLNEDHILSTTVEHLLEQLGINPTNGKKDFTAPDGVVVPKSFIGTSILEKLEQHLIIFHHHEVPCLYDYNKEIWNQEEVLSSPFVHFHASPPFIHSTRGFFEKKQCEQQPVKLVFSKDLDDECEAAVAIATEFGALLLDGLGEAVILDLPNIPLTVVREIAFGTLQSAGVRLVKTEYISCPGCGRTLFDLPEVTKRIHDKTKHLVGLKIAVMGCIVNGPGEMADADFGFVGSKTGMIDLYVKHTCVKAHIPMEKAEEELVHLLQEHGVWKDPE